One Cucurbita pepo subsp. pepo cultivar mu-cu-16 chromosome LG20, ASM280686v2, whole genome shotgun sequence genomic window carries:
- the LOC111782873 gene encoding uncharacterized endoplasmic reticulum membrane protein YGL010W-like: protein MGRRGLFDLERHFAFYGAYHSNPTNIFIHILFVWPIFFTALMLFYYTPSFYSFPKCPCGFNTGLVLNFGFLFALVYAVFYILFDKRAGSLAAFMCFLCWVGASVFAFKLGWTLTWKVVLAAQLFCWTSQFIGHGVFEKRAPALIDNLAQAFLMAPFFVLLEILQALFKYEPYNGFHASVKAKIEAKKKAWEGKKEKKSS from the exons ATGGGTAGGCGCGGATTGTTCGACCTGGAGAGGCATTTTGCGTTCTATGGGGCTTATCATAGCAACccaacaaatatatttatccatATTCTCTTCGTCTGGCCAATATTCTTCACTGCTCTCATGCTCTTCTACTACACCCCTTCCTTCTATTCTTTTCCCAAATGCCCTTGCGGCTTCAATACTGGCCTCGTTTTGAATTTTGGTTTCTTGTTCGCTTTGGTGTATGCCGTTTTCTACATACTTTTTGATAAGAGAGCTGGATCTCTGGCTGCTTTTATGTGTTTTCTCTGCTGGGTTGGAGCAAGCGTTTTCGCTTTTAAACTTGGATGGACGCTTACTTGGAAG GTGGTGTTGGCTGCACAGTTGTTCTGCTGGACAAGTCAGTTTATTGGCCATGGGGTGTTCGAG AAACGGGCACCCGCTCTCATTGACAACCTTGCCCAAGCTTTTCTAATGGCTCCATTCTTCGTTTTGTTGGAG ATTCTTCAAGCTTTGTTCAAATATGAACCATACAACGGTTTTCACGCAAGCGTGAAGGCGAAGATCGAAGCCAAGAAGAAAGCTtgggaaggaaagaaagaaaagaaaagctctTAG
- the LOC111782871 gene encoding thioredoxin-like 1-1, chloroplastic — protein MACSLKTGLSVSGLKDHLCYSNSSGVSGFSTSVCASSLKVSKQPGFPVLSVDFLGNPVVISDRNGIRNSNAKAPNRLTVYAQASICVSRARRWWEKTLKPNMVEIHSAQALVDALLDAGDRLAIIDFYSPGCGGCKALHPKICQLAELNPDAIFLKVNFEELKTMCQALHIRVLPFFRFYRGGEGRVCSFSCTNATIKKFKDALAEHGSDRSSILPAKGLDESELERLAMAGELSSSYLKERTLKGVAMKEMDCYGSWGTSGNKMEVMEENNMILKV, from the exons ATGGCTTGTTCGTTGAAGACTGGTCTCTCTGTTTCAGGGCTGAAGGATCATTTGTGTTACTCTAATTCATCTGGGGTTTCTGGGTTTTCTACTTCTGTTTGTGCTTCCAGTTTAAAAGTGTCAAAGCAGCCGGGGTTTCCTGTTTTGAGCGTCGATTTCTTGGGGAATCCTGTAGTGATTTCGGATCGAAATGGTATTAGAAACTCAAACGCTAAAGCCCCAAATAGACTGACCGTTTAT GCACAGGCATCGATTTGTGTAAGCCGAGCTCGGAGATGGTGGGAAAAAACCCTGAAACCTAACATGGTGGAGATCCATTCTGCACAAGCCCTTGTGGATGCATTGCTTGATGCTGGCGATAGATTAGCCATCATTGACTTCTATTCCCCTGGCTGTGGAGGTTGCAAAGCCCTTCATCCTAAG ATCTGTCAACTGGCTGAATTGAACCCTGATGCAATTTTTCTGAAAGTTAACTTTGAGGAGCTCAAAACCATGTGCCAAGCTCTCCATATTCgtgttcttcctttctttagaTTCTATAGAGGCGGAGAAGGTCGTGTCTGTAGCTTCAGCTGTACAAATGCAACT ATTAAGAAATTCAAGGATGCATTGGCTGAACACGGAAGCGACCGGAGTAGCATCCTTCCAGCGAAAGGATTAGACGAGTCGGAGCTGGAACGGTTAGCAATGGCGGGTgaattatcatcatcatatctgAAGGAAAGAACATTGAAGGGTGTAGCGATGAAAGAAATGGATTGTTACGGTTCTTGGGGAACATCAGGCAATAAAATGGAAGTCATGGAAGAGAACAACATGATTCTTAAGGTGTGA
- the LOC111782866 gene encoding agamous-like MADS-box protein AGL65 isoform X3: MGRVKLKIKKLESTGSRQVTFSKRKNGIMKKAKELAILCDIDIVLLMFSPTGKPTLYQGERSSIEEVITKFAELTPQERAKRKLESLEALKKTFKKLDHDVNIKDFVGSSSQDFEQELINEVTVLRDQIGEAHKRLSYWRNPDSISNIQQLQQMEGLIRESLNQTRLHKENLRRHQLLSQEFTGQYPGGEMSLPLLMDEMQGIQPLLWLPNYGTQQITLQNEPNFLQPGDVECSFPSYPSYYNPGKQIEAGVSGQVDSMPQGDGGLNELSGTSCSTLQLGEQYQYPPTCDGSSFQDEKRLNLEMEMNLHGNYVDNQLNGKLDLSRSLYDDEQHPWGSIPGPCSIPMYQSSNAYHHHQPN; encoded by the exons ATGGGAAGGGTTAagctgaaaataaaaaaattggagagcACTGGTAGCAGGCAAGTGACCTTCTCTAAGAGAAAAAATGGGATTATGAAGAAAGCTAAGGAGCTGGCTATACTCTGCGATATTGATATCGTTCTCCTCATGTTTTCGCCAACTGGAAAGCCGACGCTATATCAAGGTGAACGCAG CAGCATCGAGGAGGTCATTACAAAATTTGCTGAATTGACTCCACAGGAGAGGGCAAAAAG GAAACTGGAAAGCCTTGAA GCGCTGAAGAAAACATTCAAGAAGTTAGACCACGATGTAAACATAAAAGATTTTGTGGGTTCAAG CTCTCAAGATTTTGAG CAGGAATTGATCAATGAAGTTACCGTATTGCGAGATCAGATTGGTGAAGCACATAAGAGACTGAG CTATTGGAGGAATCCTGATAGTATCAGCAATATACAACAGCTCCAACAGATGGAAGGTTTAATAAGGGAGTCCCTAAACCAGACACGTCTACACAAG GAAAATTTAAGAAGACACCAACTTCTCTCACAGGAATTCACGGGCCAG TATCCGGGTGGTGAGATGTCCTTACCTTTGTTAATGGACGAAATGCAAGGCATTCAACCCCTGTTATGGCTTCCCAACTATGGGACTCAACAGATTACTTTGCAAAATGAGCCTAACTTTCTGCAACCAGG TGATGTTGAATGCTCATTTCCAAGCTATCCCAGTTACTACAACCCTGGGAAGCAAATTGAAGCTGGAGTATCTGGTCAAGTTGATAGCATGCCACAGGGTGATGGGGGTTTAAATGAATTAAGTGGAACTTCTTGCTCAACACTGCAACTTGGTGAGCAATATCAATACCCCCCTACATGTGATGGTTCCAGCTTCCAAGATGAAAAGAGACTGAACCTTGAGATGGAGATGAACTTGCATGGAAATTATGTGGACAACCAACTAAATGGGAAGTTGGACCTCTCAAGATctctatatgatgatgagcaGCATCCTTGGGGTTCTATACCAGGGCCTTGTAGCATTCCAATGTACCAAAGCAGCAATGCGTACCACCACCAT CAACCAAATTGA
- the LOC111782866 gene encoding agamous-like MADS-box protein AGL65 isoform X1: MGRVKLKIKKLESTGSRQVTFSKRKNGIMKKAKELAILCDIDIVLLMFSPTGKPTLYQGERSSIEEVITKFAELTPQERAKRKLESLEALKKTFKKLDHDVNIKDFVGSSSQDFEQELINEVTVLRDQIGEAHKRLSYWRNPDSISNIQQLQQMEGLIRESLNQTRLHKENLRRHQLLSQEFTGQYPGGEMSLPLLMDEMQGIQPLLWLPNYGTQQITLQNEPNFLQPGDVECSFPSYPSYYNPGKQIEAGVSGQVDSMPQGDGGLNELSGTSCSTLQLGEQYQYPPTCDGSSFQDEKRLNLEMEMNLHGNYVDNQLNGKLDLSRSLYDDEQHPWGSIPGPCSIPMYQSSNAYHHHVGSLLTAPSKT; this comes from the exons ATGGGAAGGGTTAagctgaaaataaaaaaattggagagcACTGGTAGCAGGCAAGTGACCTTCTCTAAGAGAAAAAATGGGATTATGAAGAAAGCTAAGGAGCTGGCTATACTCTGCGATATTGATATCGTTCTCCTCATGTTTTCGCCAACTGGAAAGCCGACGCTATATCAAGGTGAACGCAG CAGCATCGAGGAGGTCATTACAAAATTTGCTGAATTGACTCCACAGGAGAGGGCAAAAAG GAAACTGGAAAGCCTTGAA GCGCTGAAGAAAACATTCAAGAAGTTAGACCACGATGTAAACATAAAAGATTTTGTGGGTTCAAG CTCTCAAGATTTTGAG CAGGAATTGATCAATGAAGTTACCGTATTGCGAGATCAGATTGGTGAAGCACATAAGAGACTGAG CTATTGGAGGAATCCTGATAGTATCAGCAATATACAACAGCTCCAACAGATGGAAGGTTTAATAAGGGAGTCCCTAAACCAGACACGTCTACACAAG GAAAATTTAAGAAGACACCAACTTCTCTCACAGGAATTCACGGGCCAG TATCCGGGTGGTGAGATGTCCTTACCTTTGTTAATGGACGAAATGCAAGGCATTCAACCCCTGTTATGGCTTCCCAACTATGGGACTCAACAGATTACTTTGCAAAATGAGCCTAACTTTCTGCAACCAGG TGATGTTGAATGCTCATTTCCAAGCTATCCCAGTTACTACAACCCTGGGAAGCAAATTGAAGCTGGAGTATCTGGTCAAGTTGATAGCATGCCACAGGGTGATGGGGGTTTAAATGAATTAAGTGGAACTTCTTGCTCAACACTGCAACTTGGTGAGCAATATCAATACCCCCCTACATGTGATGGTTCCAGCTTCCAAGATGAAAAGAGACTGAACCTTGAGATGGAGATGAACTTGCATGGAAATTATGTGGACAACCAACTAAATGGGAAGTTGGACCTCTCAAGATctctatatgatgatgagcaGCATCCTTGGGGTTCTATACCAGGGCCTTGTAGCATTCCAATGTACCAAAGCAGCAATGCGTACCACCACCATGTAGGTTCTCTACTAACTGCTCCTTCTAAAACATAG
- the LOC111782866 gene encoding agamous-like MADS-box protein AGL65 isoform X2, which yields MGRVKLKIKKLESTGSRQVTFSKRKNGIMKKAKELAILCDIDIVLLMFSPTGKPTLYQGERSSIEEVITKFAELTPQERAKRKLESLEALKKTFKKLDHDVNIKDFVGSSSQDFEELINEVTVLRDQIGEAHKRLSYWRNPDSISNIQQLQQMEGLIRESLNQTRLHKENLRRHQLLSQEFTGQYPGGEMSLPLLMDEMQGIQPLLWLPNYGTQQITLQNEPNFLQPGDVECSFPSYPSYYNPGKQIEAGVSGQVDSMPQGDGGLNELSGTSCSTLQLGEQYQYPPTCDGSSFQDEKRLNLEMEMNLHGNYVDNQLNGKLDLSRSLYDDEQHPWGSIPGPCSIPMYQSSNAYHHHVGSLLTAPSKT from the exons ATGGGAAGGGTTAagctgaaaataaaaaaattggagagcACTGGTAGCAGGCAAGTGACCTTCTCTAAGAGAAAAAATGGGATTATGAAGAAAGCTAAGGAGCTGGCTATACTCTGCGATATTGATATCGTTCTCCTCATGTTTTCGCCAACTGGAAAGCCGACGCTATATCAAGGTGAACGCAG CAGCATCGAGGAGGTCATTACAAAATTTGCTGAATTGACTCCACAGGAGAGGGCAAAAAG GAAACTGGAAAGCCTTGAA GCGCTGAAGAAAACATTCAAGAAGTTAGACCACGATGTAAACATAAAAGATTTTGTGGGTTCAAG CTCTCAAGATTTTGAG GAATTGATCAATGAAGTTACCGTATTGCGAGATCAGATTGGTGAAGCACATAAGAGACTGAG CTATTGGAGGAATCCTGATAGTATCAGCAATATACAACAGCTCCAACAGATGGAAGGTTTAATAAGGGAGTCCCTAAACCAGACACGTCTACACAAG GAAAATTTAAGAAGACACCAACTTCTCTCACAGGAATTCACGGGCCAG TATCCGGGTGGTGAGATGTCCTTACCTTTGTTAATGGACGAAATGCAAGGCATTCAACCCCTGTTATGGCTTCCCAACTATGGGACTCAACAGATTACTTTGCAAAATGAGCCTAACTTTCTGCAACCAGG TGATGTTGAATGCTCATTTCCAAGCTATCCCAGTTACTACAACCCTGGGAAGCAAATTGAAGCTGGAGTATCTGGTCAAGTTGATAGCATGCCACAGGGTGATGGGGGTTTAAATGAATTAAGTGGAACTTCTTGCTCAACACTGCAACTTGGTGAGCAATATCAATACCCCCCTACATGTGATGGTTCCAGCTTCCAAGATGAAAAGAGACTGAACCTTGAGATGGAGATGAACTTGCATGGAAATTATGTGGACAACCAACTAAATGGGAAGTTGGACCTCTCAAGATctctatatgatgatgagcaGCATCCTTGGGGTTCTATACCAGGGCCTTGTAGCATTCCAATGTACCAAAGCAGCAATGCGTACCACCACCATGTAGGTTCTCTACTAACTGCTCCTTCTAAAACATAG
- the LOC111782872 gene encoding probable calcium-binding protein CML47, whose protein sequence is MLLVHPFTLSQMAPIDELDYANPISVFQILFLFFLNFLLEYLFPGPLYVFILCAAFHFYLWNSWVAHRNIIKRFEAADDATCTPSARRNAHVGHCYTGIVGMPVNDAYEVKLTIDDVKTMMEALHNNMETSNLELKAEIEGVFEEELSVGEVKEAFDLFDENGDGFIDAEDLKKVLDAMGFTVASEVDECRRMISGYDKNGDGRLDFEEFAKLVEQSFC, encoded by the coding sequence ATGCTACTTGTTCACCCTTTCACTCTTTCGCAAATGGCACCCATTGATGAGCTTGATTATGCTAACCCCATTTCAGTTTTTCagattttgtttctgttttttctcaatttcctACTTGAATACTTGTTTCCAGGTCCCTTGTACGTTTTCATCCTCTGTGCCGCCTTCCATTTTTATCTGTGGAATTCATGGGTTGCCCACCGCAACATCATCAAACGCTTTGAGGCTGCTGATGATGCGACATGCACACCAAGTGCTCGACGGAATGCTCATGTGGGGCATTGCTACACAGGAATTGTGGGCATGCCTGTTAATGACGCATATGAAGTGAAACTAACCATTGACGATGTGAAAACTATGATGGAGGCACTTCATAACAACATGGAAACTAGTAACCTTGAGTTGAAGGCTGAGATTGAGGGGGTATTTGAGGAAGAATTGAGTGTAGGGGAAGTTAAGGAAgcttttgatttgtttgatgAGAATGGTGATGGGTTTATTGATGCAGAGGACTTGAAGAAAGTGTTGGATGCCATGGGATTTACAGTGGCTTCAGAAGTTGATGAATGCAGGAGAATGATAAGTGGATATGACAAGAATGGAGATGGGCgtttagattttgaagaatttgCTAAGCTTGTTGAACAGAGTTTTTGTTGA
- the LOC111782865 gene encoding cyclic dof factor 3-like, with product MLDCKDPAIKLFGRNIPLSDDVEAPAVHSHDFSSEKHAEPRKDASVDDLEKPVDGSDDSRNLEGGQEGSVNPKTPSIDEETARPINGEPESERLYSEKTLKKPDKLLPCPRCKSMDTKFCYYNNYNVNQPRHFCKACQRYWTAGGIMRNVPVGAGRRKSKNSASYYRHITISEALEAAEIEASNGTHKPKFIGNCGRVLSFNLDAPSSIPKGCDKSWSLSSMAVQTPSELKTNGFPSQISCLSGVPCPLVWNSSVSPPPFGPPGFPFSFLPPTTWSCGVPGPWNTPWFSPQDSTAQKSKASPTLGKHQRDNEMAKEDAISSKEEGVKQRNGGVLTPKTLRIDDPSEAAKSSIWATLGIKNESMSGGRNLFKTFEPKGHEKVPVSKNASVLQANPAALSRSLVFHESS from the exons ATGTTGGATTGTAAGGATCCTGCTATTAAGCTTTTTGGCCGGAATATCCCTCTTTCCGACGACGTTGAAGCTCCGGCGGTTCATTCCCATGACTTCAGTTCTGAGAAACATGCAGAACCCAGGAAG GACGCAAGTGTAGATGATCTTGAGAAACCTGTTGATGGTTCAGATGATTCAAGAAACCTGGAGGGCGGGCAAGAGGGTAGCGTGAATCCCAAAACGCCGTCTATAGATGAAGAAACTGCGAGACCCATTAATGGAGAACCAGAGAGTGAGAGGCTTTATTCAGAGAAAACCCTAAAGAAACCTGATAAATTGCTTCCATGTCCTCGCTGCAAAAGCATGGACACAAAGTTTTGTTACTACAACAATTACAATGTCAATCAACCTCGCCATTTTTGTAAGGCTTGTCAAAGATACTGGACCGCTGGAGGCATCATGAGGAACGTGCCGGTTGGAGCCGGTCGCCGGAAGAGCAAAAACTCTGCTTCTTATTACCGTCACATCACAATCTCTGAGGCTCTTGAAGCTGCTGAAATTGAGGCTTCAAATGGAACCCACAAACCAAAATTCATTGGTAACTGTGGCAGAGTCCTCAGTTTCAATTTGGATGCACCCAGTTCTATCCCTAAAGGGTGTGATAAAAGCTGGAGTTTGTCTTCTATGGCAGTTCAAACACCATCAGAATTGAAAACCAATGGCTTCCCTTCTCAAATTTCTTGTCTTTCTGGAGTTCCGTGTCCTTTGGTTTGGAATTCATCAGTTTCTCCACCACCCTTCGGCCCTCCAGgatttcccttttcttttcttccaccAACTACTTGGAGCTGTGGGGTTCCAGGACCATGGAACACCCCGTGGTTTTCACCACAAGATTCCACAGCACAAAAATCTAAAGCTTCTCCAACACTGGGAAAGCATCAAAGAGACAATGAAATGGCGAAAGAAGATGCCATTTCAAGTAAAGAAGAGGGAGTTAAGCAGAGAAATGGAGGTGTATTGACCCCAAAGACTTTAAGGATTGATGACCCAAGTGAGGCTGCAAAAAGTTCCATATGGGCAACGCTTGGGATAAAGAATGAATCAATGAGTGGGGGAAGAAATCTGTTCAAAACCTTTGAACCCAAGGGCCATGAGAAGGTTCCTGTTTCTAAAAACGCCTCAGTGTTGCAGGCAAACCCTGCAGCCTTGTCGAGATCTCTCGTCTTTCATGAGAGCTCTTGA
- the LOC111782875 gene encoding uncharacterized protein LOC111782875 → MAAPTHFLRLLVIFLGLHYNLLSSNAVPSSRSVSLMHASNQHLQVSSNTHMVIANQEKVRHGRMSVELNDYPGSGANNRHTPGPQFRGCADC, encoded by the exons ATGGCAGCACCCACTCATTTCCTTCGTTTACTTGTCATATTCTTGGGACTTCACTACAACCTTCTCTCTTCCAATGCTGTCCCATCTTCGA GAAGTGTCAGCCTCATGCATGCATCCAATCAACATCTTCAAGTTTCAAGCAACACCCACATG GTGATTGCAAACCAAGAAAAAGTGAGGCATGGAAGAATGAGTGTGGAACTAAATGACTATCCAGGATCCGGAGCCAACAATCGTCACACACCAGGGCCACAGTTTAGAGGCTGTGCTGATTGTTGA
- the LOC111782870 gene encoding uncharacterized protein LOC111782870 produces MGDHMVLCVDRLNKPESLQSLPGTTAPGSSLESSSSQNSEPPVCAIAVEDVDEHDGSEEDPLIQSVECRICQEEDSIKNLEIPCACSGSLKYAHRKCVQRWCNEKGDINCEICHQNYQPGYTLPVPPPRSEDATIDMSEGWPVSETALDLHDPRLLAMAAAERHFLEAEYDEYADASANGTAFCRSAALILLALLLLRHALYLTNGDGEDDAYTFFSLLLLRAVGFLLPCYIMAWAISILQRRRQRQEAAALAATEVAFMLQAAQGQSLQFTIAPGPVVTPHQEPLQ; encoded by the exons ATGGGTGATCACATGGTCTTGTGTGTGGACCGCCTCAATAAGCCTGAAAGCTTGCAGTCGCTACCGGGAACTACTGCTCCAGGGTCTTCTTTAGaatcttcatcttctcaaAATTCAGAGCCACCTGTTTGTGCTATTGCTGTTGAAGATGTGGATGAACATGATGGATCTGAAGAAGACCCCCTCATTCAGTCAGTTGAATGTCGAATATGTCAGGAAGAGGATAGTATTAAGAATTTGGAGATTCCTTGTGCTTGCAGTGGCAGCTTGAAG TATGCTCACAGGAAATGTGTCCAGCGATGGTGCAATGAGAAGGGAGATATAAATTGTGAAATTTGTCATCAG aattaTCAGCCTGGTTATACCTTGCCTGTACCACCCCCTCGCTCGGAAGATGCTACCATTGATATGAG TGAAGGTTGGCCGGTCTCTGAAACTGCTTTAGATTTGCATGATCCACGACTTTTGGCTATGGCAGCAGCAGAACGCCACTTTCTTGAGGCAGAATACGATGAATATGCAGATGCCAGTGCAAATGGAACAGCGTTTTGCCGATCTGCTGCTCTGATT TTATTGGCTCTTTTACTGTTGAGGCACGCTCTGTACCTTACAAATGGTGATGGAGAAGATGATGCTTACACTTTTTTCTCG CTTTTATTGCTACGAGCTGTCGGATTTCTTCTTCCCTGCTACATTATGGCATGGGCTATCAGCATACTACAGCGTCGGAGACAAAGACAG GAAGCTGCAGCGCTTGCAGCAACTGAAGTTGCATTTATGCTGCAGGCAGCACAAGGTCAGAGCCTCCAGTTTACCATTGCTCCAGGGCCTGTAGTGACGCCTCATCAAGAGCCACTCCAATAA